The following is a genomic window from Marinitoga litoralis.
AATGTATATGAAAATCAAAAGAGAACATATTCTGAAATAATAGAAGCTAATTCAGCATTATATTCAATTAAAGAAATAGAAAAAACTATTGAAAACTTATTGGGTAAATATCAAGTAATATCACATTCTATCTCGGAAATCGTTATTGCAATTGAGCAATCTAAAAAAGCAGTTGAACAATCTCAAAGTGCTGTAGAAGAATCATTTGCATCTATCGAAGAAGCTTCAAAAGCCTCATTAGAACATGAAAGAGGAATAAGTGAAATGCTTAAAGTAACAAAGGAAATTATGAATCAATCAAGTAATTTACAGCTGTAAAGATATAACACTAAAGAAGGTGTATATATGAATTATGTTATATTTTCTCTTAATAAGCAAGAGTATTGTATATCAATGAAAGATATATCAGAAATAATAGGGTTAAAAAAGATAACTAAAATACCATTATCTCCTAAATACGTTGAAGGATTAATAAATTTAAGAGGAGAAATTATTCCTATTATTAATCTAAAAACAAAATTTGGATTGAAGAATAATGATGTGTTTTCAAAAATTATTATTATAAATGGTCACAGGAAAATTGGAATATTAGTAGATTCAATTAATGGGATTTTAAATAAATACGATGAAGAAATTGAATCAAAAACTAAGTATATAAATTCTATTATTAAAAGTAAAGACAAAGAATATTTTATTTTAGATATTAATAAGATTGTTGATATAAAAAACATAAAATCCTTAAGTATAAATAGGAGACAAAAATCTAAAAAACATATAAAAAAGTCTTCGTTAAATAAAGTGATAACAGTTAAGATAAATAATGAGATATATGGATTTGAATTGAATAAAATTTTTGAAATAATCAATTATATTGAGCCAAGTAAAGTGCCAAATGTTCAAGGATATGTAAAAGGTATTATATCTGAAAGAGGAGAAATTATTCCTGTAATTGATTTGAGAGAAATTCTATATAATACAGATTCTAATATTACAGAAAAAACAAAAATAGTAATAATAAATATTGATGATTATAAACTCGGAGTAATTGTAGAAAATATTCATAGGCTTGTTGAAGTCGAAAAAATAAAAAAACTATCTAGTATAGAAAATAGTATTTTAAGCGGTTATATTAAGACAGATGATTATTCAGCAGTTGTATTGAATTTAAATGGATTATTAACAGATGAGATTAAAAATTTAAATAAAAAAAGTGAAACTATTGAAAAAATTGAGAAGAAGAAAGATAAATATATATTATTTAATGTCAATAATGATAAATATGCAATTGAATTGAATTTAGTCAAAGAGATTAATAGAATAAATAAAATGACCAAAATTCCAAAATCTTCAAAGTATATTAGAGGTATTATTAATTTAAGAGGAGATACAGTTCCTATAATTGATTTGAAAAAGAGATTCAATTCAGAAGAAATTGAAATAACTGAAGTATCTAGAATTTTAGTTGTAAATATAGAAAATCAATTAATAGGATTATTAGTTGACTCAGTGAATAAATTAATTGCTATGGATTATATTAAATTAGGATCTAATAGTAAGTTTATTAAAGGTTTAGGAGAATATAATAATGAATCAATTTTGCTTTTAGATTTAAATAATTTATTGGATAAAAATGAATTGAAATCTTTGAATATTTCAAAAAGTTCAGAAAATATAAAAGATATAAAATCGATTGAAGAAAATAAAAAGAACGATGAAATAAAAATAGAAGATTCAAAAAAAATTAATAACGAAAATAAAGTTATTGAAAAAACTATTGATAAAAAAACTCAAAAGAAAAATATTAAATTAAAGAGATCGAGGTGATCAACATTCCACAAATAAATGTTTTAGTTGTAGATGATTCGCCATTAACTAGAAAAGTATTAAAAATGTTAATAGAATCAGATGAATCTTTAAATGTCATAGGTGTAGCTAGAGATGGTATAGAAGCAATAGAAAAGGCAAATGCTTTAAACCCAGATGTTATAACAATGGATATAAAAATGCCAAATATGGATGGGTTAACATCATTACAGTATATTTTTGAAGAAAAGAATATACCTGTAATAATTGTTTCTTCTTTAGGTGAAAGAGGTTCATTAATTGCATATGAAGCTCTTGAATTAGGAGCATTTGATTATATTGAAAAACCCGATGACTTATATTATTTAAAAGATGAATTGATTAAAAAGATTCATGCAGCATACATATTCTCCCAATCTGAAAAAGCAAAAAAAGAATTTTTCTCAGAGAAAGAAATTTCATATGAAACAAAAGAGAAAAAGGTAATAGAAACTCCATCTAGTATGGATTTTTATGGTGTTGCTATTGGAATTTCTACGGGTGGACCAAGAACAATATATGACGTTTTACCTAAATTACCAGCTAATTTAAACGCTGCTGTATTTATAGTACAACATATACCAGAGAAATTTACTAGAACATACGCAGAAAGATTAAATAATAGCTGTGAATTAAATGTTGTTGAAGTAGAAAATGATATGGAAGTTAAACCTGGATATGTATATGTAGGTAAAGGTGGATATCATTTAAAACTAAGAAAAGGTTTAAATGGGTTACGTATAATGTTATCTAAAACACCTAAACACATTTTTATGCCATCAGTAGATGTCATGATGGAATCAGTTTTAGAACATTTTGATAATAAAACTGTTGGGGTATTAATGACTGGTATGGGAAATGATGGAGCTAATGCTATGGTTAAAATTAAAGAAAGAAATGGATATACTATAGCGGAATCTGAAGAAACTGCAGTGGTTTTTGGAATGCCAGCTGAAGCTATTAGATTAGGAGGAGTAAATATAGTTTTACCTTCGTATAATATAGCAGATGAGATAATTAAAAAGGTAGGATTGAGAAATGGATAAAAGTTATGAGGAATTATTAGCCCTAAAAACAGAATTAGAAGAAGCATATGAACAATTAGAGGTTTCATATAGTGAATTAGAGGAATTAAACAATAGATTTATTAGGGTAACAGATTTAATAACTAATATATCTATGGATATATCTATGGAATCATTTTTTGGGAAACTATTATCATATTTTGTTGAATTAATACCAGAAATATCTTCTGGTTGTGTATTAAATAGAGAAGGGGATTTTTTTAGATTTGTTTCTGTATTGGGGCATAATAAGAAATTATTATTAGATACAGTTATTTTAAATGAGGAATTTCATGAAATTGTTGAAATAGAAAATTTTTATAGTGATTATATAAAAAATTTTGATGTGATAAAAGATAATATTATAATGTCTAATAAAAGTTTGATTATACCTCTGGAAACATTTGAATTGCATGGATATATTATACTTGATTTAAAAGATAGAATAATAAAGAATTTAGAAAAAGATTTGATAAAAGTAATGAGTAAAATAGCTTCAACATATTTAATGTCAAAAACATTATATACTGAACAACAAAAATTTCTAAAAAATACAGCGTTTGCATTTTTAAAAGCCGTTGATTTTTATGATCCGTATACAAAAGGTCATTCTGAAAGGGTATCATATTATGCCACATCATTAGCAAAAATAATTGGAAAAGATGATATAATTAATGATATTTTTATTGCAAGTGCATTGCATGATATAGGAAAATTATCCATACCGCAAAGTATATTATTAAAAAAAGAGAGATTAACAAATGAAGAGTTTGATAAAATTAAAGAGCATCCCGTTAGAGGGGAAGAATTGGTAAAAACATTTAAAGGTTTTGAGAAGATAGGAAAAATTATTAGACATCATCATGAAAGATGTGATGGGAAAGGTTATCCAGATGGATTAACATGTGATAAAATACCATTAGAATCAAGAATAATAACTATTGTTGATGCATTTGATGCAATGACAACAGTAAGGTCATATAGAGATGCCTTATCTGTAAATACTGCAATTAAAGAACTTATTAAAAATAAGGGGAAACAATTTGATCCAGAATTAACAGATGAATTTATAAAATTCTTAAAAATAAATAAATTTTTTGAGGAGGAATGAATATGGGGAAAATATTAGTAGTAGATGATGATAATATTATTAGAACAGTGTTAAAAAAAGTACTTGAAAGTGAAAAGTTTGATGTAGATGTTGCTGAAGGCGGTACTAAGGCAATTGAAATGATAAAAGATACCGAATATGATGTGATTTTGCTTGATATAATCATGGAAGATTTAGACGGAATTGAAGTTTTAAGAAAAGCAAAAAAATTATCACCATTAACTACAGTTATTATGATGACAGCATATTCAAGTCCTGATTATGTTTTACACGCATTAACATTAGGCGCAACCGATTTCGTAGAAAAACCGTTTGAACCAGAAAATATGATTAAATTAGTAAAAGAAAATGTTGAAAGAGTAAAAAGGTGGAAAAAAACGTTAGGATTACTTTGAGGTGTTAATTATGAGTTTTTTTTCTAATCTAACATATGAAGAGTTTAATGAATACTTAAATTTAATATTTAAACAAATATTTGATTCTGTAAAAGCAGACTCAGGTTCGTTGATAATATTTGATGAGGATAGAAATGAAATTTTTAAAATTTCTAAAAATTTAAATGTTGATATAAAAAAAATAAAACCAGGAAAAATAGATGAAATGTTTTTAAAATCAAAAGACCCTATAATTATTAACAATGAAGATTTAGAGAAAAAGGGTATTGTTCCAACAAAAAAGGACACAATATCTTCTATTGTTTTTCCAATGTATTTTAAAGGTAAGTTAATTGGGGTTATGAATTTAAATAGAAAATCTAC
Proteins encoded in this region:
- a CDS encoding chemotaxis protein CheW translates to MNYVIFSLNKQEYCISMKDISEIIGLKKITKIPLSPKYVEGLINLRGEIIPIINLKTKFGLKNNDVFSKIIIINGHRKIGILVDSINGILNKYDEEIESKTKYINSIIKSKDKEYFILDINKIVDIKNIKSLSINRRQKSKKHIKKSSLNKVITVKINNEIYGFELNKIFEIINYIEPSKVPNVQGYVKGIISERGEIIPVIDLREILYNTDSNITEKTKIVIINIDDYKLGVIVENIHRLVEVEKIKKLSSIENSILSGYIKTDDYSAVVLNLNGLLTDEIKNLNKKSETIEKIEKKKDKYILFNVNNDKYAIELNLVKEINRINKMTKIPKSSKYIRGIINLRGDTVPIIDLKKRFNSEEIEITEVSRILVVNIENQLIGLLVDSVNKLIAMDYIKLGSNSKFIKGLGEYNNESILLLDLNNLLDKNELKSLNISKSSENIKDIKSIEENKKNDEIKIEDSKKINNENKVIEKTIDKKTQKKNIKLKRSR
- a CDS encoding chemotaxis-specific protein-glutamate methyltransferase CheB, with the translated sequence MINIPQINVLVVDDSPLTRKVLKMLIESDESLNVIGVARDGIEAIEKANALNPDVITMDIKMPNMDGLTSLQYIFEEKNIPVIIVSSLGERGSLIAYEALELGAFDYIEKPDDLYYLKDELIKKIHAAYIFSQSEKAKKEFFSEKEISYETKEKKVIETPSSMDFYGVAIGISTGGPRTIYDVLPKLPANLNAAVFIVQHIPEKFTRTYAERLNNSCELNVVEVENDMEVKPGYVYVGKGGYHLKLRKGLNGLRIMLSKTPKHIFMPSVDVMMESVLEHFDNKTVGVLMTGMGNDGANAMVKIKERNGYTIAESEETAVVFGMPAEAIRLGGVNIVLPSYNIADEIIKKVGLRNG
- a CDS encoding HD-GYP domain-containing protein produces the protein MDKSYEELLALKTELEEAYEQLEVSYSELEELNNRFIRVTDLITNISMDISMESFFGKLLSYFVELIPEISSGCVLNREGDFFRFVSVLGHNKKLLLDTVILNEEFHEIVEIENFYSDYIKNFDVIKDNIIMSNKSLIIPLETFELHGYIILDLKDRIIKNLEKDLIKVMSKIASTYLMSKTLYTEQQKFLKNTAFAFLKAVDFYDPYTKGHSERVSYYATSLAKIIGKDDIINDIFIASALHDIGKLSIPQSILLKKERLTNEEFDKIKEHPVRGEELVKTFKGFEKIGKIIRHHHERCDGKGYPDGLTCDKIPLESRIITIVDAFDAMTTVRSYRDALSVNTAIKELIKNKGKQFDPELTDEFIKFLKINKFFEEE
- a CDS encoding response regulator; this encodes MGKILVVDDDNIIRTVLKKVLESEKFDVDVAEGGTKAIEMIKDTEYDVILLDIIMEDLDGIEVLRKAKKLSPLTTVIMMTAYSSPDYVLHALTLGATDFVEKPFEPENMIKLVKENVERVKRWKKTLGLL